Proteins encoded within one genomic window of Actinoplanes octamycinicus:
- the lnt gene encoding apolipoprotein N-acyltransferase, with amino-acid sequence MTMPPPDLAQPGPGTPPAAGPGPLRLPVAAALAVAAGLALLLALPPYDVWWLAPAGVALLAAAVHRRRLRAGFGLGLVTGLVLFYPLLEWTRIAAGWLPWALLSTAQAAVLGLTGLAAAWLSPLIDRWRALWPLLTGLLWVADEALRDRAPFGGFPWGRLAFSQGDAPSLRLAAWGGAPLVTFTVAAAGGALAALAWRRWDRAGLLGAAGFAVTAGVLIGAPAAVPLSTPPGPASTVALVQGNVPRLGLDFNAQRRAVLDNHVTATRQLAADVAAGKQPKPDLVVWPENSSDIDPLRNADAAQEISDAARAIGVPILVGTVLRTDTPGDIKNAGLLWMPVTGPDLDQTYVKQHPVPFAEYMPLRSVARLVSDKVDLVRNMLPGDHAGVIDTGALTLGDVICFEVAYDGIVRDTVRQGAQILTVQTNNATFDEGEARQQLAMVRLRAVEHGVDSLMVSTVGISAFVDTTGGVHGATAFNTAKVVTHRMAVGGSRTLATRSGIWPETIAVGLAVIALAGALPLRRRRSTDMDRTVDGAGTEER; translated from the coding sequence ATGACGATGCCGCCACCCGACCTCGCGCAGCCGGGGCCCGGCACCCCGCCGGCGGCCGGGCCGGGGCCGCTGCGGCTCCCGGTCGCCGCTGCCCTCGCGGTGGCCGCCGGCCTGGCGCTGCTGCTCGCCCTCCCGCCGTACGACGTGTGGTGGCTCGCCCCGGCCGGCGTCGCCCTGCTGGCCGCGGCAGTGCACCGGCGGCGCCTGCGGGCCGGGTTCGGGCTCGGCCTCGTCACCGGGCTGGTGCTGTTCTACCCGCTGCTGGAGTGGACCCGGATCGCGGCCGGCTGGCTGCCCTGGGCGCTGCTGTCCACCGCGCAGGCGGCGGTGCTCGGCCTGACCGGCCTGGCCGCCGCCTGGCTGTCCCCGCTGATCGACCGGTGGCGGGCGCTCTGGCCGCTGCTGACCGGCCTGCTCTGGGTGGCCGACGAGGCGCTGCGCGACCGGGCCCCGTTCGGCGGCTTCCCGTGGGGCCGGCTGGCCTTCAGCCAGGGCGACGCGCCGTCGCTGCGGCTGGCCGCCTGGGGTGGCGCGCCGCTGGTCACCTTCACGGTCGCGGCGGCCGGTGGGGCCCTGGCGGCGCTCGCCTGGCGCCGCTGGGACCGGGCCGGGCTGCTCGGCGCGGCCGGGTTCGCGGTCACCGCCGGGGTGCTGATCGGCGCGCCGGCCGCGGTGCCGCTGTCCACCCCGCCCGGCCCGGCCTCCACGGTCGCCCTGGTGCAGGGCAACGTGCCCCGGCTCGGCCTGGACTTCAACGCGCAGCGCCGGGCGGTGCTGGACAACCACGTGACCGCCACCCGGCAGCTGGCCGCCGACGTCGCCGCCGGCAAGCAGCCGAAACCCGACCTGGTGGTGTGGCCGGAGAACTCCAGCGACATCGACCCGCTGCGCAACGCCGACGCGGCCCAGGAGATCTCCGACGCGGCCCGCGCGATCGGCGTGCCGATCCTGGTCGGCACGGTGCTGCGCACCGACACCCCGGGCGACATCAAGAACGCCGGGCTGCTCTGGATGCCGGTCACCGGGCCGGACCTGGACCAGACCTACGTCAAGCAGCACCCGGTCCCGTTCGCCGAGTACATGCCGCTGCGCTCGGTCGCCCGGCTGGTCAGCGACAAGGTCGACCTGGTGCGCAACATGCTCCCCGGCGACCACGCCGGGGTGATCGACACCGGCGCGCTCACCCTGGGCGACGTGATCTGCTTCGAGGTCGCCTACGACGGGATCGTCCGCGACACCGTGCGGCAGGGCGCGCAGATCCTCACCGTGCAGACCAACAACGCCACCTTCGACGAGGGCGAGGCCCGCCAGCAGCTGGCCATGGTCCGGTTGCGGGCGGTCGAGCACGGCGTGGACTCGCTGATGGTCTCCACCGTCGGCATATCCGCGTTCGTCGATACGACGGGTGGGGTGCATGGTGCCACGGCGTTCAACACCGCGAAAGTGGTAACCCATAGGATGGCCGTGGGGGGTTCGCGTACGCTGGCGACTCGTTCGGGCATCTGGCCCGAAACCATCGCGGTCGGACTGGCCGTGATCGCACTGGC